A region from the Brevibacterium paucivorans genome encodes:
- a CDS encoding VOC family protein has product MTTRLTMIEFPSNDANASAQFFKDAFALEHLAYGPQYTDVQLGAEQTLGFQSDAGEAPAAPLVVLEVDDLTTVRADIEAAGGTITVEPFDFPGGRRMHFREPGGNELAVWVRA; this is encoded by the coding sequence ATGACGACGAGGCTCACCATGATCGAGTTCCCTTCCAACGACGCAAACGCGTCCGCCCAGTTTTTCAAAGACGCGTTCGCCTTGGAGCATCTGGCGTACGGGCCCCAATACACAGACGTGCAGTTGGGAGCAGAGCAAACGCTCGGTTTCCAGAGCGATGCGGGCGAGGCACCCGCAGCGCCGCTGGTGGTTCTCGAGGTAGATGACCTGACGACCGTCCGGGCCGACATCGAAGCCGCGGGTGGGACGATTACTGTCGAACCCTTCGACTTCCCAGGCGGACGACGTATGCACTTCCGAGAGCCCGGCGGCAACGAGCTGGCTGTCTGGGTTCGAGCCTGA
- a CDS encoding IS110 family transposase, protein MTTEYSITLGLDVGKTAHHGCALTPVGQRVYDQELPQDETALRKVITDLQQHGPVLVVVDQPNTIGALPIAVARDLGADVAYLPGLAMRKAADLYPGRSKTDARDVFIIADTARTMPHTLRAVDRNSEVLSALKVLSGFDEDLACESTRAINRLRSLLVQIYPSLERVFPGVVLTRAIVLDLLIRYHGPAGLKAAGKAGVKRWARHHSRKDPGPLIDQVFTALSEQTVTVPGADAVELIIPRVAAQIKELKHQRDIVAEEVEKLVDDFPLSTVLTSMPGVGVKTAAQILLAAGDLSAFPTPGHLAAYAGIAPVTRRSGTSIRGEFPARAGNKKLKNALFRSAWAASCHDPVSKAYYERKRAEGKRHNAAIMCLARRRLNVMYAMMKTSTLYEPRTPTAA, encoded by the coding sequence ACGTGTGTATGACCAAGAGTTGCCTCAAGATGAGACCGCGCTACGGAAGGTCATCACCGATTTGCAGCAGCACGGTCCGGTGCTGGTTGTGGTCGACCAGCCGAACACGATCGGGGCACTGCCAATCGCTGTCGCCCGTGATCTCGGTGCGGACGTCGCCTACCTGCCCGGACTGGCAATGCGCAAGGCCGCAGACCTGTATCCGGGACGGTCGAAGACCGACGCAAGGGACGTGTTCATCATCGCTGATACCGCCCGGACAATGCCACACACGCTACGAGCCGTGGACCGTAATTCCGAGGTCTTGTCAGCACTGAAGGTGCTCTCAGGGTTCGATGAAGACCTCGCTTGTGAATCAACGCGCGCGATCAATCGGCTACGGTCTCTCTTGGTCCAGATCTACCCATCACTGGAACGTGTATTCCCCGGTGTCGTTCTCACTCGTGCGATCGTGTTGGATCTCTTGATCCGCTACCACGGTCCCGCCGGACTCAAAGCTGCAGGCAAAGCCGGAGTGAAACGGTGGGCACGTCACCACAGCCGCAAAGACCCCGGCCCGCTCATCGACCAGGTCTTCACAGCACTGTCAGAGCAGACCGTCACAGTGCCAGGTGCTGACGCTGTTGAACTCATCATCCCGAGGGTCGCAGCTCAGATCAAAGAGCTTAAGCATCAACGGGACATCGTCGCCGAAGAGGTAGAAAAGCTGGTCGATGACTTCCCTCTTTCCACGGTCTTGACCTCGATGCCAGGAGTCGGAGTCAAGACCGCAGCGCAAATCCTCCTGGCCGCTGGCGACCTGTCCGCCTTCCCCACTCCAGGACACCTGGCCGCCTATGCCGGAATCGCTCCAGTAACCCGACGATCCGGGACGTCAATCCGAGGCGAGTTCCCTGCCCGTGCCGGGAACAAGAAGTTGAAGAACGCGTTATTTCGGTCCGCATGGGCTGCGTCTTGCCACGACCCGGTATCAAAGGCGTACTACGAACGGAAAAGAGCCGAAGGGAAGCGCCATAACGCAGCGATCATGTGCCTAGCCCGGCGCCGACTAAACGTCATGTACGCGATGATGAAAACAAGCACCCTATACGAACCCCGCACCCCGACCGCGGCTTGA